CGCGTCGGGTCGGTTTCGTGTTTCAGCACTATGCGTTGTTCAAGCATATGAGTGTGTACGAGAACATTGCTTTCGGCTTGCGTGTGCGTCGCGGTAAGGCGCGTTGGCCAGAGTCACACATTAGTGCAAGAGTGTTTGAATTAATTTCGTTGGTGCAGTTGGATGGTTTGGAGCAGCGTTATCCAATGCAGTTATCTGGTGGTCAGCGCCAGCGCGTCGCACTGGCGCGGGCGTTAGCAATCGAGCCCCGTGTGTTATTGCTGGACGAACCATTCGGTGCGCTGGATGCCCAGGTACGGCGTGATCTGCGGCGCTGGTTGCGTGAGATCCATGACCGGACTGGGCTAACGACAGTGTTCGTCACCCACGACCAGGAAGAAGCGTTGGAGTTAGCCGATAGGGTTGCGATTCTCAATCAGGGCAAGATCGAGCAGGTGGCTAGTCCGGCTGAGGTTTATAACCGGCCCGCTTCGCCGTTCGTGTATTCGTTCGTTGGAGCGGTGAATCGCTTGCCGGGCTGTGTTGGTGCTGATGGGTTGCAGGTGGCTGGGATCGTGCTGTCTCGTCCGCCGCAGATAGCAGCGGTGGGCCCGGTAGATCTTTATGTGCGACCGGAGGATCTAGTGCCGGATGCCCAGGAGGGGTGGTCAGCCACCGTGTTGTGGAGCCAGCGCAGTGGTCCTCGGCTGCGCGTGCGGGCGCGTCTGGAGCAGGGTGCACATGAGGTGGAGATCGAATTGCCTAGTGCGGCTGATGAATATGTTGAGGGCCAGGAACTGCGTTTGATCCCGCGGCAATATGGAGTGTTTCTCAGTGAGTCTGCGGGTTGAATATCCGGCCAGATACGAGACATCTGGTAGCCATTAGGTGACCGGATCGCTCATTGAGTGATTCTGGGCGATAAGCGGGGTGATGTTGCGATATTCGTTCGATTAAAAAAATCGTGAAGCCATGTTTGACTGACTGTCCTGCGTTTAAGGTCACCCTCCCTACCAGAAGAGCGGTTATGAAGTTCTACAGGTGCGAATTAATGTGTATCTGATGGTTACGGCCTTGGATATCGGTGTTCTAGGTTGGGAGGGTTGATGGCCGTATCGGTGGCAACTCCGTTTTTGCTGGGGATGGTAAGTACGACATGATCATCCAGTGTGGCATTGTGGAGACAGACAAGCGTAAATCGCTTGAAACGTAAGGGTTACGGGAGTTTTTTCATAATAAATTAATGATTTACGGCGCTTCTACCTCCAATGATTACTGCGGATATCCGGGCATTTCTCGACCTTCGCTCGCTGGTACGTTTGGTGTCAAAAAAGATCGAATGTGACCCCATAAGCATCGGCACAATCACGATTTGCCGCAGGATACACAGCAAGAATTCGACTCC
This region of Xylella taiwanensis genomic DNA includes:
- a CDS encoding sulfate/molybdate ABC transporter ATP-binding protein yields the protein MGISIQKLRKQFEGFTALAAIDLDIRQGELLALLGPSGSGKTTLLRIIAGLEHADAGQVLFGDEDATTMSVQARRVGFVFQHYALFKHMSVYENIAFGLRVRRGKARWPESHISARVFELISLVQLDGLEQRYPMQLSGGQRQRVALARALAIEPRVLLLDEPFGALDAQVRRDLRRWLREIHDRTGLTTVFVTHDQEEALELADRVAILNQGKIEQVASPAEVYNRPASPFVYSFVGAVNRLPGCVGADGLQVAGIVLSRPPQIAAVGPVDLYVRPEDLVPDAQEGWSATVLWSQRSGPRLRVRARLEQGAHEVEIELPSAADEYVEGQELRLIPRQYGVFLSESAG